From one Phycodurus eques isolate BA_2022a chromosome 19, UOR_Pequ_1.1, whole genome shotgun sequence genomic stretch:
- the armc7 gene encoding armadillo repeat-containing protein 7 — MWKKESDRFEYLQTLVTEFQDTDSDEAKEQVLANLANFAYDPKNTEHLKQLQVADLFLDMLTEENDNFVEFGMGGLCNLSMDPECRDFILQSDAIPLVTNCLSSPREETVLSAVGALMNLAAPSSRPHISDVAVVECMLRFSLCESPRLRNLAHVFLQDCCSEDQVGRARREMAGRTQTALGIPLPKD, encoded by the exons ATGTGGAAGAAGGAATCAGACCGCTTCGAGTATTTACAAACGCTCGTCACGGAGTTTCAGGACACCGACAGTGATG aggCAAAGGAGCAGGTTCTCGCCAACTTGGCCAACTTTGCGTACGATCCGAAGAACACGGAGCACTTGAAGCAGCTTCAGGTTGCTGACCTCTTCCTGGACATGCTCACAGAGGAGAATGACAACTTTGTGGAGTTCGGAATGG GGGGGCTGTGCAACCTCAGCATGGATCCGGAATGTCGCGACTTCATCCTGCAGAGCGACGCCATCCCTCTGGTCACAAACTGTTTGTCGAGTCCTCGGGAAGAGACGGTCCTGTCGGCTGTCGGCGCCCTCATGAACCTGGCCGCGCCGTCGTCGCGCCCCCACATCAGCGATGTGGCCGTGGTTGAGTGCATGCTGCGCTTTTCCCTGTGCGAGAGCCCCCGCCTGCGAAACCTGGCCCACGTCTTCCTGCAGGATTGCTGTAGTGAGGACCAAGTGGGCCGAGCCCGACGGGAGATGGCCGGACGGACGCAGACTGCGCTCGGCATCCCGCTGCCTAAAGACTGA